GTTCAATCATCATGCTCGATGAACCAATGCGGCTAAGCCATGTGTATACCGTAATAGTTTCTGCAAATGTGACTTGCCGTAAATAGTCACATCTCGTTGAAGCTACAATTAAATTCCATTCGTTGAGGTCTAGTGTTGGAATAAATAATGAAAATAGATCAACTCGTGCTTCCTCCATATACACATAATATGTCGTGTTATTCACATGACCTAAACCATCGCACTCACTAAATCGTACATTTATTTGTTTTGTAAACATCGCTAATCTCCTCCTTCGTTGTGAAACAGAAAATGATAATCGTATTGTCACTATGTACTACTCTGTGTTTGAGCCATACAGCTATGTTTAAGAATCAAAGAGACATCTAAACTCATCTGTATTATAACGTTACTCAAAATAATTTTCAGAGAGACAAGGAAAAGCCTTAATTTAGCGGTTAATATTACGTACACATTATTTTTTATTACAAAAACATTACAAAATGGGCTGTTCATCTTCTTGCATATATCGTAAGATGACATTGAGGTTACAAAGAGATGTATGCGGAGGAACATGAGATGAATAAAAAAATCGTTACAGGCACACTTGTTGTGGGTTTAGTAGTGGCGTCACTAGTAGGTACAAGTCAGATAAAACAACATGCATTTGCATCACAAGTACACCTGATGCCAAAGCAAACAGTAACTGAGCGAAAGTTTCCATGGCCTTACCATGCAATGCTTGCTATTGAATCTGATGCGGACCACACCGATCTTAGAAAGTTTAATATCATCCATGAATTTTTAAATACAAAATCCGAAACGATGCTCGGACAAGGTTTAGGACTAGACATTTCGGACTCGTTTTTTCTATACAACGGCTCTAATGAACCACGTAAAATTGATTACAATGGTGAAACTGTAAAAAATGAGATGACTATGTTTGATGGAATATCTAATATTCCATCAGCGGATGCACCAATACTACTGTACTATATTCGCCATGGATGGATTGATACTTTCCATAGTGCAGGCGATTTTTCACGTGTCAACTCAAGTACAACTATATTTTCGCGAGAACTCGAAATCAATGCTCTCAATTTTTTAAAGAAGCAAAACGAGGTTCCAATTACTGTTTTCACTGATCATGGAAATCAATCAAACGTTGCAAACTTTGGTTCATATACCGCATTTGATCAATATATGGAGGGTGATAACCCACAATCGAAGTATTATATCACAGACCTACTAGAGCAAGAGGGAGTTCGTTATGTATGGTCAGATCACTTTGGCGATCAATTTAGCTATCCGTCCATGATTTATCCTATTACATTGCGAGACGGCTCGAAAATGTGGGGGTTTTATCGCTTCACAGGAACGCGAAAAGTGGCATATGAACCCGGACTAGGTCAGGTTGCCAATTGGGATACGATGTGGAATCCAGCAGACTTAGGAGAACAGTTAGATTCTTCTCGCCTAAATGCATTAGTACAATCAGGCGGATACACTATTATCGCAACCCATTTAGAGGGTAATGCTAATCTATTTCCATTTAATTATTCTACAATCGAGGCATTAGTTCATCTTTCGCATATGCAAGATCACGGATTGATTCTAGTCGCAAGTACTAGTCGCTTATTGCAATATAATCTCATGCAACAAGGATTACGTGATCAAATTCTATATCATGCATCGACTGGGACTACCGACATTAATATCACTCAAATTATTGATCCTGTAAATGGTGACTTTATACCAACTGTCAGTCAACTACACGGCATCACCTTTACTTTAAAAGACCCATCTGATGCAATGATCAGCATACATGGAGTTCCAATACCTGACTCTGATATCGTTCGTTCTTTACACACGATCGGAATACGTTGGTATACACCTGATACAACAAATTGGGCAATCACAACCACAAGTCCAATATATGCTCATCTAAAACAAGAGATGGAGACCCTTATGAAGTAGAGAATCTTATGATGCAATCCTCCCTACTTCTACGATTGATTAAAGCAACATGTAATACCTTATTGGACAAATAAATTCTCTGCTTTAGGGAACCCTATACTAAATGACCAGTAACAACTATTTTGTGTTACTGGTTCATAAATACACCTTATTTTTTATACTACATACATAACGGCTATAATGAAAAGTAATATGGGGATGAAAACAAATAATGATGTTGATCTAAGTTAACATAATATTATTATTGTAATATTGCTTAGGTTAACCTATAAAGGTGGAGTTCATTTGAATTTATTAAATTTATTTCGTCACCCAAATCAATTAATAGATCTAACACCGCAAGAAGTTCAAAATAAATCTGTTCACGGAGCATCTTATATCATAGATGTTCGTT
This sequence is a window from Sulfoacidibacillus ferrooxidans. Protein-coding genes within it:
- a CDS encoding acyl-CoA thioesterase; this encodes MFTKQINVRFSECDGLGHVNNTTYYVYMEEARVDLFSLFIPTLDLNEWNLIVASTRCDYLRQVTFAETITVYTWLSRIGSSSMMIEHALQNADGLWVARGQAVMISYDYKDQQATPITADVREILSKHMSAPDGVPDIR